The nucleotide sequence CTGACCAGGGCCGTAAGCTGAGAGTGCGGGTACAGTACAAGGGCCCTGTGAGATTTCCCTCCAAATCACACTTTAATATCCATCGTGCTGCTAAAGCATGATGTGAATAAAGATTTCTGAGTACTGCAAGCTTCAACTGCTGGAAATTCACTGTGCTAATGGCTTCCATAAATGCAAACTCCCCACCAGACAGGACGCACATCCGTCTGGCTGGAGCCCCCAGCAACTGCAACACGTCACCCTCCACCATTCACTGTAAACTGCTTTGTCATTATAATATAAGTAGCACCACAAAAACGTATGTACATGAGAACTATTGAATATGTTTTATGCTCATTCTGATATATTCtcatcacatttgcattttttgagacaaaaaaaagaaaaggcatctCCAACATCTGtacaaaaattaaaaaccaTGAGGTCTGCCCATTCTCTAAACACCCAGAGCCATAGTTGCAGCAACCAAACCATTGCTTTGAATAGACGTGTTTATTTAATGAAAATAAAGCTTCTCATCCAGCAAAtacaatcacatttttttaCACCAATCGATCAACATGTTGGCTTGAGTAAAAGAATAGATTTTGTCATTGATATATTGTTATTGTCTCAGTGGAGAGCAAAATGTTCTATGTGATATGTTTGTAatactttcttcttttttttttcttttctcccggACAATACAGTTAAGTCATGATGTTGCAGTCTAAACAATTTAATACGTGTACTGACAGTCAAccacactcttttttttttccctaaatatTTTGTGGATTTGCATCTGTTGAAGATCAAGAGGCATTAAGGTGTCAGTAGCATTGGGACAGACCTCACATAGAAAAGAACAAACGGAACAAAGGCGTCACCACAGCCTTTAAACATCAGCATTAGAAACATACATACAATGTAGCTTGAATAGTGCTTTTATATTGTTTATAAAACATAAATACTTATTAACAGAGGCAATGACATCGTGCTTCATGTTTTAAGGGTAGGGCGTTAAATTTGTTATAaggtctttttttcccatttagaAAAATATGATATTTAAAACTAAACCTCAGTAACATTTCATCTTCATTGACAAAAATATCCCATTTATATCTGCAGACATTCATACTTCAAATCTTGGTAAACGTTTATACATACATGTTGCCTGTATATATGTCAATGCATATAGACGTGTGTcggttttttttaagtgcacaACATGCCTCCACAGTTGCCAAATGAAAATACAGTAAAAGAACGATACGATTGTTATGATGccttaataacaataacaactgTAAGAAATgtcaagatttaaaaaaaaacagcaaaataacaTACAAAAACCAGAAAAGGCAACATTACGAATGAAAGCAGAGGCCAACgaaaacaaatacacaaatggACATTAAAATATATCACAATTCTCACTCAAACAGAACAGGAGAAACAAATTGTACAAATTCACAGGCAAAGAAATGGCGCCCGTACTGCGGCGCCGCCCTACACGTCCTCCAATTTTGCTTCCGGGTCTTTGCTTTTGTGCTCCGTCGCCACGTCAACctcaataaagaaagaaataaatggGCCAGGTGCCTCTGAGTGGACACATCGCGGTAAATGCACCGCCGCCTCGTCTCGGCTGAGAGAAGCGCGCAAAGAGGCCGCTGGACCCAGCATTTAGAGGTTGTCTGAATCCCTACAAATCCTTTCCTCTAAATAAAGGCATCACTTTACATGATTGGTTCGAGATGCTGGTGCTCAAAAAACATCTGCATCTTCTTTTCAGAGGCTCCAAAGCGGCGGTTGATGTGGGCCACGGATGGTATGATGGCAGTGGACAAGAGCTGGACAAGAACGAgatggccttttttttttcttctctccttgtttattttttcatcactttgctctttctttgtttttaacatgtggttcaaaaacaaatgaatggtTAGGATGGGAGTAATCCTCCTTTTCTCCACCATGACTGCATTTGAGCTGAGTAGAACTTCCTGTCCAAACCGAACCTCTCTTTCCTCGCAACAATGGACGCATCACTTTGTTACTCAAACACGAGGAAAATGGCTCAGCAGAAGAGGGACAGATCCGCCTCACGTATAAAGTAAAAGGCATGTGCGAAAGTATATAGCTGCTGTTCACTCTAagggtgcttttttttctgagcaAAGTGCTCCACGACAAATGTTCTTCACTATGAAGGTTGCGTCCATGTCCTTGTGTGAGGGGGGTGTAAAAGGGTGTTAGTTGGGCCATCATTCACTCAAGGTCCCAAGGGCTGCTGGGGGTCTTCGGGCTCTCAGGGGTCGAAGActtcagagagagggagaaacagaagaggagaaacagagaTGGGCAGAGATAGGTTGCACGGCAGGTGGGCAGgcggaagaaggaaaaaaatgagaaggaaaaaaaacaagagaacaAATCACAAGGGTTTAGTCTAGGTTGTGACACGCATCCCAAAAGTCCAAGCAGCGAAAATGAAGAAGCCGATGATGAAGAGTTAGAGGTGAGCAAGAACGCCAGCTGACTCCCGCAAGAAAAGGCCAATGAACATCGTGTCCTTCGTCCCTATTTCACATTTGAACAAATACATTCAGCGAGAGAAGGTAGAGGATGGAAGAGGATGAGAGCAAGAGCACTGGAAAAGGGGGGCAACCGACAGAGGGAACAAGTTGGGGACACTTGTGCTTTTTAAGTGCAGCGCTTGTAAGTGACACCTCATACTGGGTGCCAGTGACTTCAAAATTCTTTTACACTGTCGTcgtcctgctgcagatgttccgATAATGCAAACCCAGACAGGAATTAGCGTTTTAATCGTAAACCTGATCGGGTGTAATTCTCGCACAATTGTTCCGACTTTGCCGACGAAAAGCCAATCTGAAAATAACGGATTAATCGATTCTCGTTTCTCCTAATCGAACGGTGAGACTGGAAGGGACTGTGCTTGTACTTGCCTCAGCCTCTAACTCCAGCGAGTGTAATATGTTTCTGTGTTATGTGTGCACGTTTGTCTGTCGGTCAGTCAGAGTGCCAGCAGTGAAGGCGAGTTCAGGGAATCGGACGACTGCTCGCTACTGCTGTTCCGCTGGTTGGCACTGACCCCGCAGGCTCCCTCTGGGTAGGTGAACACAAATGAAGATGTGTATGAGGTGTTGTAGCTGCCAATGACTGCACCGTCATTgataccaccaccaccaccaccaccaccaccaccactgtcgCTGGCCATGAGGCAAGGCCCGCCCGGCGCCGGCTCGCTCGAGCCATAGAAAGAACGAGAAAACTCTACCTCCTGCACAATCCCTGGCTGAGGCTGCTGCGGCGGGACCGGGGGCTGAGCCTGTGCAGAAGCTGGATGGGCTGTGTAGGCAGGTGGCAGATAGAAAGTGTCCTCCTTCACAGCCAAGCCCACGCCGGAGACCGGTTGCAAGGTCTGGGGAGGGAGCTGGGACTGGACTGGAAGGAGCTGCGAGGTGCCCTGCTGGGGCTGGTCCTGGTAGGGGATCTTGCAGTTCGGCTGGTGGGCCACCAAAACGAACTCCAGGCGCTCCTTCTCCTTGTGAAGCTCGGAGATCTCAGCTTCAAGCTccgccttctcctcctccagtatGTCCGTCTCCTGTGGGCAGGGGAGCAAGACAAAGGTTGAATGTTGTTCAGAACTACTGGTATGTGTTCAGTTATGTAAAGCAGCCTTAACTCATCCTCTTGAAACAGATTGGAAACAGGTATTAAGAATCATAAAGCCCACAATTATCTCCGCTTATTATCTCAGCTCAGAGCTGTAATCATCCTAATTACGCACACATTTACTACAAGGTAATGTAAACCGCGACTCCGCTGATTACGGGCCACACTCAccgtctgcagcctgtctgtcagctcTCGCCGGCGGTTTCTACATTTGGCTGCAGCCAGTTTGTTCCGCTCCCGTCGAACGCGacgcttctcctcctcttccggTGTTAGCTGGGATGAAGATTAGAACGCCAATTAGTACAAGGAAAGACTGACATGTCTTATAATGTGTATCATGCAGCAGGAATGGGAATGTCTGGAAGCCAGGGGAAGCGATGCCTTAGAGGACATcgttttcttcattttaaaaataacatccATGTCATGGGTCAAGAACCCCTTTGTTGACAtgatctgctcctctctctgctctgtttggTAGGTTTATTGTAacaaatgtacagtatatattttgTTTACCCCGGCCTCTAACTCATTTTATGTACACCACTGCCTAACAGTAGAGTCTAATACGACTGTTATGGTACTAACATTAACACTATACCATACCTGCACTGGTTATGTAAAATGCAAGGGTCAACAAGCACACTgttcaagcacacacacttactaaCACACCAACATCTCCATCTTCACTCACAGACTCTTCTCGTGTACGACGACTACGATTCCTGGAGTGGCGGATAGGGCCCAGTGCTGGACCTTGGGGATCTGAGCTCGGAGGAGTGAATCCAGAGCCAGAGGAATAACTGGGGCCTGGCATGTCATAAGGGTCAACTAGTGACACCGGCTGGGTCATGGTCGTGGTGCCAGTGGACCCACTCTGTCCAGAGGCCTGAGAGGAGACGAGGGTCGGTTGTACCATCCACTGCAGGTCCTGACTGGTCGTGATGGCGGTGACAGTTGGCACAAATGAACCGGGCATCTCCCCTCCAGCACTGGCCCCAGGCCCACTATCCACAATGGCCAATCCAGCtcccactgacacacactccTTCGAAGGAGAAAGTAACAAGCAACGTTTTACAATTTAAGTGTAAACTTAGTCAGCTCattttaaattagaaaaaaTAGGGCGATGTACAATCTTTTTAGGAGCTTCTAAAGGACACTTGAAGATTGATATATAAATTGTCTTCATtacaaggagaaggaagaaaaattaCTGTGGCTCTTGAAAAAATCATTCAGAATAACAGCTGGTATGAAAAACTTATCTTTATGAACTAATATTGAAAGCAGCACACAGAAATTGGACTCACATAAACAGTATTATATCTCCAGGCATGTGAATAAATAGGGAGGCTGGTATTAAAGATAATAGATGAACAGTTATTTGGTCAAACAAAGTAAATATTTGACGTTTTTTGTAAACATATGCGGGTTAATAAGACGTAACAAGTTCAAAACGATGTATTATTCTACTTCAGAACTTGTGTGATATTCACTCTGAAGCGTCTGAAAGAGCGAAACCGGCGGCTCTCGAATGGACCAATCATATCCCTCGGAGGCAGCTCTCCGCCTCTTTCCTCATTATAGTCACGCCCCCGGTGTTCCCCCTAGCAACGCAACGTCGAGGACCAAAATAGAACAAGCATGCGCGTGTTGGGAGCGTAGCGCGTGGAAGGAGAAAAGTTGAGCCGGGGCGGAGCTTCCGTGCTGACGTAGCAGATTTCCAGGATTGTGTCATCCGCTCTGCAGCGTGCTGTACGCCGAGGACGTACTCGCAAAGTACAGCGAGAAGGTAAATCTAGGCATATTTGTCCTTCTACATCATAAATATCTCATATCCGGGGGCCGTAACAAAACGCCAATGTGTCGTTTTATGTACATCTTACGGAATTAATAACTAACACCTGATTTGGTACTGAATAAAGAACGTTGGCTAAATTAACAGCCTGCTTTGAAAATATGTAGATTATGTATAACTCATTTTTGTAATTCATTCACTTTGGTCATGTATATAACTCCTTTGGTACTTAATTCACTTCGAACACTTCTCTCGGCGTTTCCTATTTGATGTAGTTTGATTTTGGAGATGCGTCTTGTGTTCTTCCAACATGCGATACATAGCTCATCACTTTGGCCTACCTGCGGAGCACTAGTGGTCGGCGGGCTCCCGAAGGAGTCCACGGAGGAAAGGTACTGGGACTCTATGGATGGAGACGAGCTTCCACGTGATCCGTTGTCTGGATCACCGGGGAACCCTTGGTACATTTCCCCGGAGGGATCGAAATATAAGTTGACACCTACAGGTACCAAAGAGAACGCGGGGTCATCTGCATTGAAGGGGAGCGAATGAAGAGACTATCCTGGAGGGGGAAACTTGCTTATGTTGTGATCATGCTAACCGGCTAATCCTTTGAAACAAAGTCCTGGACCAAACAGAACTCGTGGCGCCAATATGAGTAATTCTGCATGCGTGTAGTTTACTTGATCTTTAACGATAACATTATCAGCTGTGGTTTACACAACAGCGCAGTCTGTGTTTTCAGGATTTAAAGTAATCGGAAGAGAAAACGGTGCATGGGATTCCGAGCTCCTCTCATCTGAGCGATCTTAAAGAAAACCTGTATGGggaaaacatttaaattcaCTTACAGTTGTTGATCTTGTTATTAATGGGCGAGATGCTCTTGGTTTGTTTCCAAAAAAGTTGCATGAAGAAC is from Takifugu rubripes chromosome 11, fTakRub1.2, whole genome shotgun sequence and encodes:
- the fosb gene encoding protein FosB isoform X1, which translates into the protein MQLFWKQTKSISPINNKINNCVNLYFDPSGEMYQGFPGDPDNGSRGSSSPSIESQYLSSVDSFGSPPTTSAPQECVSVGAGLAIVDSGPGASAGGEMPGSFVPTVTAITTSQDLQWMVQPTLVSSQASGQSGSTGTTTMTQPVSLVDPYDMPGPSYSSGSGFTPPSSDPQGPALGPIRHSRNRSRRTREESVSEDGDVGVLLTPEEEEKRRVRRERNKLAAAKCRNRRRELTDRLQTETDILEEEKAELEAEISELHKEKERLEFVLVAHQPNCKIPYQDQPQQGTSQLLPVQSQLPPQTLQPVSGVGLAVKEDTFYLPPAYTAHPASAQAQPPVPPQQPQPGIVQEVEFSRSFYGSSEPAPGGPCLMASDSGGGGGGGGGGINDGAVIGSYNTSYTSSFVFTYPEGACGVSANQRNSSSEQSSDSLNSPSLLAL
- the fosb gene encoding protein FosB isoform X4, with the protein product MQLFWKQTKSISPINNKINNCVNLYFDPSGEMYQGFPGDPDNGSRGSSSPSIESQYLSSVDSFGSPPTTSAPQECVSVGAGLAIVDSGPGASAGGEMPGSFVPTVTAITTSQDLQWMVQPTLVSSQASGQSGSTGTTTMTQPVSLVDPYDMPGPSYSSGSGFTPPSSDPQGPALGPIRHSRNRSRRTREESVSEDGDVGVLLTPEEEEKRRVRRERNKLAAAKCRNRRRELTDRLQTETDILEEEKAELEAEISELHKEKERLEFVLVAHQPNCKIPYQDQPQQGTSQLLPVQSQLPPQTLQPVSGVGLAVKEDTFYLPPAYTAHPASAQAQPPVPPQQPQPGIVQESSTPESPKTPSSPWDLE
- the fosb gene encoding protein FosB isoform X2, which produces MQLFWKQTKSISPINNKINNCVNLYFDPSGEMYQGFPGDPDNGSRGSSSPSIESQYLSSVDSFGSPPTTSAPQECVSVGAGLAIVDSGPGASAGGEMPGSFVPTVTAITTSQDLQWMVQPTLVSSQASGQSGSTGTTTMTQPVSLVDPYDMPGPSYSSGSGFTPPSSDPQGPALGPIRHSRNRSRRTREESLTPEEEEKRRVRRERNKLAAAKCRNRRRELTDRLQTETDILEEEKAELEAEISELHKEKERLEFVLVAHQPNCKIPYQDQPQQGTSQLLPVQSQLPPQTLQPVSGVGLAVKEDTFYLPPAYTAHPASAQAQPPVPPQQPQPGIVQEVEFSRSFYGSSEPAPGGPCLMASDSGGGGGGGGGGINDGAVIGSYNTSYTSSFVFTYPEGACGVSANQRNSSSEQSSDSLNSPSLLAL
- the fosb gene encoding protein FosB isoform X3, coding for MQLFWKQTKSISPINNKINNCVNLYFDPSGEMYQGFPGDPDNGSRGSSSPSIESQYLSSVDSFGSPPTTSAPQECVSVGAGLAIVDSGPGASAGGEMPGSFVPTVTAITTSQDLQWMVQPTLVSSQASGQSGSTGTTTMTQPVSLVDPYDMPGPSYSSGSGFTPPSSDPQGPALGPIRHSRNRSRRTREESVSEDGDVGVLLTPEEEEKRRVRRERNKLAAAKCRNRRRELTDRLQTETDILEEEKAELEAEISELHKEKERLEFVLVAHQPNCKIPYQDQPQQGTSQLLPVQSQLPPQTLQPVSGVGLAVKEDTFYLPPAYTAHPASAQAQPPVPPQQPQPGIVQEREPAGSVPTSGTAVASSRPIP